A part of Dreissena polymorpha isolate Duluth1 chromosome 13, UMN_Dpol_1.0, whole genome shotgun sequence genomic DNA contains:
- the LOC127855462 gene encoding uncharacterized protein LOC127855462 encodes MAGCGETCTHVAALMFWVSATVKMRDERTVTQKAAYWKPPPNLKNVQYKETSRIDFTSKKNLKRKFNDILAGTPTVTQPVSARKPKKKIPAPTTEELNDFFSALKLSGKKPAVLSIVPGFSDDYVPVVKKVHLPKLLNGLRNKDWDHLYDEEIRDKCCSIFPNICVTDEEVINCEKLTKEQSYSNIWFDLRAGRITASNMKAVCRTDESNPSKSLIKKICYPHDKFSNNATKWGTQNEKKATRQCCEVLSTSHSNLRVEMSGLHISETLSFIAASPDGFVHCDCCGVSCLEVKCPYTKKGMMIDDSVSCLQKNSNGELCLDIDHEYYYQVQTQMGVTGLESCFFVVWTDKDMFIELISFDVKF; translated from the exons ATGGCAGGCTGTGGCGAAACATGTACGCATGTAGCAGCGTTGATGTTCTGGGTATCCGCAACCGTCAAG ATGCGTGATGAGCGTACTGTAACACAGAAAGCTGCCTACTGGAAGCCCCCACCTAACCTTAAAAACGTCCAATACAAAGAAACCAGTCGAATTGACTTCACcagtaaaaaaaacttgaaaaggaAATTCAATGACATATTGGCGGGCACACCGACTGTCACCCAGCCAGTAAGTGCAAGGAAGCCAAAGAAAAAAATTCCAGCGCCAACAACTGAAGAACTTAATGATTTTTTCAGTGCGTTAAAACTCTCCGGAAAAAAACCAGCTGTGTTGTCAATTGTGCCAGGCTTTTCAGATGACTATGTGCCTGTTGTAAAAAAAGTTCACCTCCCAAAACTGTTGAATGGACTTCGTAACAAAGATTGGGATCACTTATACGATGAGGAAATTAGGGATAAATGTTGCTCAATTTTCCCAAATATATGTGTAACCGATGAAGAAGTCATTAACTGCGAAAAACTAACGAAAGAACAATCATATTCTAACATTTGGTTTGATCTGAGAGCTGGTCGCATAACAGCATCTAACATGAAAGCTGTGTGCAGAACTGATGAGTCAAATCCATCAAAAAGTCTCATAAAGAAAATCTGTTACCCTCATGACAAATTCAGCAACAATGCCACAAAATGGGGAACCCAGAATGAGAAAAAAGCAACCAGACAGTGTTGTGAAGTATTGAGCACATCACACTCTAATCTTCGCGTGGAAATGAGCGGCCTTCATATTTCAGAAACACTGTCATTCATTGCAGCTTCTCCAGATGGATTTGTTCATTGTGACTGCTGCGGGGTAAGCTGTCTTGAAGTGAAATGTCCTTACACTAAAAAGGGTATGATGATTGATGATTCTGTGTCATGCTTACAGAAGAATTCGAATGGAGAACTGTGTTTGGATATTGACCATGAATATTATTACCAGGTTCAAACACAAATGGGAGTAACTGGTCTTGAGTCATGTTTTTTTGTTGTGTGGACGGATAAAGACATGTTCATTGAACTGATATCATTTGATGTCAAATTCTAG